A single genomic interval of uncultured Methanobrevibacter sp. harbors:
- a CDS encoding Cdc6/Cdc18 family protein — protein MANIFDEMEQNETDLNIIFKDKKPLDHRFLPEKLVHREEQIRQIAKYWVDALNQVTPSNVTLYGKTGTGKTAASKFAREQLIDAASHKNVFVKVEYIRCTDYTTEYQVIAQLCQKLGRDVPNRGWTKGEIVNTFRDIFKTNAFGKKLILIVILDEIDILLDKDGDGILYTLTRTDNVSVLSISNYLDFKNLIKSRVTSSLNDKEIVFPPYGADQLSDILSERAQLSFNDDVLDSDVIPLCSAMAAKEEGDARYALDLLKNAGELAFDENAEKVTSEHVRIAKDRIEHNKVTEIIQTLPLQQQRVLEAILNLTKQGDEISSGKLYDEYKELSKQDAVTYRRIFDFINELELLGIISTNTISRGRGKGRTNIIKLQCDENLLETTLFSI, from the coding sequence ATGGCAAATATTTTCGATGAAATGGAACAAAATGAAACTGATTTAAATATCATTTTTAAAGATAAAAAACCTTTAGATCACAGATTTTTACCTGAAAAATTAGTTCACAGAGAAGAACAGATAAGGCAAATAGCTAAATATTGGGTTGATGCACTAAATCAAGTAACGCCTTCGAATGTAACATTATATGGTAAAACTGGTACTGGTAAAACTGCAGCATCCAAATTTGCCCGTGAACAACTAATTGATGCAGCAAGCCATAAAAATGTTTTTGTTAAGGTTGAATATATCAGATGTACTGATTACACTACTGAATATCAGGTCATTGCTCAATTATGCCAAAAACTTGGAAGGGATGTTCCTAACAGGGGTTGGACAAAAGGAGAAATCGTAAATACCTTTAGGGATATTTTCAAAACTAATGCTTTCGGTAAAAAATTAATTTTAATTGTTATTTTGGATGAAATTGATATCCTGCTCGATAAAGACGGTGATGGAATATTATACACTTTAACAAGGACAGATAATGTTTCCGTTTTATCCATTAGTAATTATCTTGATTTTAAAAATTTAATCAAATCCAGAGTAACCAGCAGTTTGAACGATAAGGAAATTGTATTTCCTCCTTATGGAGCAGATCAATTAAGTGATATATTGTCTGAAAGGGCTCAATTGTCATTCAATGATGATGTTTTAGATAGTGATGTTATTCCATTATGTTCTGCTATGGCTGCCAAAGAAGAAGGTGATGCAAGATATGCTCTTGACTTACTTAAAAATGCTGGTGAATTGGCTTTTGATGAAAATGCGGAAAAAGTCACTAGCGAACATGTTAGAATCGCAAAAGATAGAATAGAGCATAATAAGGTCACTGAAATTATTCAAACATTGCCTTTACAACAGCAAAGGGTTTTGGAAGCAATATTGAATTTGACTAAACAAGGTGATGAAATCAGCTCTGGAAAATTATATGATGAATATAAGGAATTATCCAAGCAGGATGCTGTTACATACAGAAGGATATTCGACTTTATTAACGAACTTGAATTATTGGGAATAATTTCTACCAATACAATTTCTCGTGGTCGTGGAAAAGGCAGAACCAATATCATCAAGTTGCAGTGTGATGAAAATTTACTTGAAACAACCCTTTTCTCTATTTAG
- a CDS encoding Met repressor: MSDISKTTINLPVDLKKELKKIAIDEDTSLSGLILKMIEEGMDNRKKSNVFSGED; encoded by the coding sequence ATGTCAGATATAAGTAAAACTACTATAAATCTACCCGTTGATTTAAAAAAAGAATTAAAAAAAATTGCAATCGATGAAGATACTTCATTATCCGGATTAATCCTTAAAATGATTGAAGAAGGAATGGATAATAGAAAAAAATCTAATGTTTTTTCAGGTGAAGATTAA
- a CDS encoding cobalt-precorrin 5A hydrolase: MKIAIISVSDKGQKLAVTLKNKLDVDSTVIKTDLYHKNVKKYFSILFYEYDAIIAVMASGILIRSIAPLIESKVSDPAVLNIDDNGNFVISTLSGHLGGANELTKKVSKLINATPVITTSTDVNKRLGIDVLARDLYLSIDNTDEILFFNKSILEGRQISFIVNSEKNLDYLYKYLKNNTHEIDVSINYSSKINTDEIHVLLQNHKIILKERKIVVGLGCKRGKECNDLYYGLKKSLNDLKMDISRINMFASAEIKKDEKGMLELSDKLNVPINFVDLDKLKLFESNDIQKSEFVKSKFGIYGVCEPSALITAGFDSKLIYKKTSYDGVTIAVAISKY; this comes from the coding sequence ATGAAAATCGCAATAATTTCAGTGTCAGATAAAGGTCAAAAATTGGCAGTCACATTAAAAAATAAATTAGATGTTGATTCAACAGTCATAAAAACTGATTTATATCATAAAAATGTAAAAAAATATTTTTCAATACTATTTTATGAATATGATGCGATAATAGCAGTAATGGCATCTGGAATTTTGATTAGATCCATTGCACCATTAATAGAATCAAAAGTATCTGATCCTGCTGTTTTAAACATAGATGACAATGGAAATTTTGTAATATCCACATTGTCAGGGCACTTGGGTGGTGCAAATGAATTGACCAAAAAGGTATCCAAATTGATTAATGCAACACCTGTGATTACCACTTCCACTGATGTTAACAAAAGGTTGGGAATTGATGTTTTGGCAAGAGATCTTTACCTGTCTATCGATAATACAGATGAAATTTTATTTTTCAATAAGTCAATTTTAGAAGGAAGACAAATTTCATTTATTGTCAATTCTGAAAAAAATTTAGATTATTTATATAAATATTTGAAAAATAATACACATGAAATTGATGTCTCTATTAATTATTCATCAAAAATAAATACAGATGAAATCCATGTATTGTTGCAAAATCATAAGATTATTTTAAAGGAGAGAAAAATTGTTGTTGGATTAGGATGTAAACGTGGAAAAGAATGCAATGATTTATATTATGGATTGAAAAAGTCATTGAATGATTTAAAAATGGATATATCAAGAATAAACATGTTTGCATCTGCTGAAATTAAAAAAGATGAAAAAGGTATGTTAGAATTATCAGATAAATTAAATGTTCCAATCAATTTCGTTGATTTGGATAAATTAAAATTATTCGAGTCAAATGATATACAAAAATCTGAATTTGTAAAATCTAAATTTGGAATCTATGGCGTTTGTGAACCTTCAGCTTTAATTACAGCAGGTTTTGATTCAAAATTGATTTATAAAAAAACTTCTTATGATGGTGTTACAATAGCAGTTGCTATTTCAAAATATTAA
- a CDS encoding UPF0147 family protein, protein MSNQTIDEVSEILEYITENNTVPRNIREAAKDSNELLHDEEQDQSVRISTVLGKLDEISNDPNIPVHARTLIWEVLSKLESI, encoded by the coding sequence ATGAGCAATCAAACAATCGATGAAGTATCCGAGATTCTTGAGTACATTACTGAGAATAATACTGTACCACGTAATATTAGAGAGGCAGCTAAAGATTCTAATGAACTTTTACACGATGAAGAGCAAGACCAATCTGTAAGAATAAGTACAGTTTTAGGAAAATTAGATGAAATAAGTAACGATCCAAATATTCCAGTTCATGCTAGAACTTTAATTTGGGAAGTTTTATCAAAATTAGAATCAATCTAA
- a CDS encoding class II aldolase/adducin family protein, producing MKKNIDEIIKISNEIYDKGLVSGKAGNISVRFKGEIGDIIAITPTLKSLSKLNEEDIVLVDLDGNVLTKGKPSSEVNMHLEIYKKRPDVNGIVHTHSPYATGFAHSSKKIKRYEGFGEIKTPYLSEIDYEKPGSDELAKSASEGLGTEDVLVLKNHGVICVSDNLKEAELLAVFVEEIAKSQFITLMLNSVEDGI from the coding sequence ATGAAAAAGAATATTGATGAAATAATTAAAATTTCAAATGAGATTTATGATAAAGGATTAGTTTCAGGAAAAGCTGGAAACATTAGTGTGAGATTTAAAGGAGAAATTGGTGATATAATTGCCATAACCCCTACATTAAAATCTCTGTCTAAACTAAATGAAGAAGACATAGTATTGGTTGATCTTGATGGAAATGTATTGACTAAAGGAAAACCTTCCTCAGAAGTCAACATGCATTTGGAAATCTATAAAAAAAGACCTGATGTTAATGGTATTGTCCATACACATTCTCCATATGCTACAGGATTTGCCCATTCATCTAAAAAAATCAAAAGGTATGAGGGTTTTGGTGAAATAAAAACTCCATATTTATCTGAAATAGATTATGAAAAACCAGGAAGCGACGAATTGGCTAAAAGTGCCAGTGAAGGTCTTGGAACTGAAGACGTTTTAGTATTGAAAAATCATGGAGTAATTTGTGTAAGCGATAATCTAAAAGAAGCGGAACTGCTTGCAGTTTTTGTTGAGGAAATTGCAAAAAGTCAGTTTATAACATTGATGTTAAATTCAGTTGAAGATGGAATTTAA
- a CDS encoding cobalamin biosynthesis protein, with amino-acid sequence MIEYNKFINDIVFSNGGNINSLNLFLFIILALLFSLAIDVIYGELPGRIHPVVIYGSIINFFKNIFIKIKNRLSGLLLVLSTTLVSSVIIFLFYFIGKINLILLFIIFTILLSSSFSVNMLLQTAVDVKNDLNESLDKARQSVSYLVSRNTDELTESFIVSATIESLTENITDSYVAPIFYYFIFGIIILFYQINDSLYWLLLVPMLYRLYNTLDAMVGYETEELKDIGYFPAKIDDILNYIPSRIAGLYVVLSAYILNLNGKNSFRIMMRDARNCPSPNSGYTMASTAGALDIKLVKKDTYVLGDENKEIEVEDIEKAVKLSKLAIILFTFTIILLLILMKVIL; translated from the coding sequence ATGATTGAATATAATAAATTTATTAATGATATTGTTTTTTCTAATGGAGGAAATATTAATTCATTAAATTTATTTTTATTTATTATATTGGCTTTATTGTTTTCACTTGCAATTGATGTCATATATGGTGAACTTCCAGGAAGAATTCATCCTGTTGTGATTTATGGATCAATAATAAATTTCTTCAAAAATATTTTCATAAAAATTAAAAACAGATTATCAGGTCTGTTATTGGTATTGTCCACAACATTGGTTTCAAGTGTAATAATATTTTTATTTTATTTTATTGGAAAAATCAATCTGATATTATTATTTATTATATTTACAATATTATTGTCATCTTCATTTTCTGTAAATATGTTATTACAAACAGCTGTTGATGTTAAAAATGATTTAAATGAAAGTTTAGATAAAGCTAGACAATCAGTCTCATATTTGGTTAGCAGAAACACAGATGAATTAACAGAAAGTTTTATCGTTTCAGCAACTATTGAAAGTTTAACTGAAAACATTACAGATTCATATGTTGCACCAATTTTTTACTATTTCATATTTGGCATTATAATATTATTTTATCAGATAAATGATTCTTTATACTGGTTACTGCTTGTTCCAATGTTATATCGTCTGTACAATACACTTGATGCAATGGTTGGTTATGAAACTGAAGAATTAAAAGACATTGGGTATTTCCCGGCAAAGATTGATGATATTCTAAATTATATTCCATCCAGAATAGCTGGTTTGTATGTTGTTTTATCGGCTTATATTCTTAATTTAAATGGTAAAAACAGTTTCAGGATAATGATGAGAGATGCAAGAAATTGTCCAAGTCCAAACTCTGGCTATACAATGGCATCCACTGCTGGAGCTCTTGATATTAAGCTTGTTAAAAAAGACACCTATGTTTTAGGTGATGAAAATAAGGAAATTGAAGTTGAAGATATTGAAAAAGCAGTAAAATTGTCTAAATTAGCAATTATTTTATTTACATTTACAATAATCTTATTATTAATATTGATGAAAGTGATATTATGA
- the pyrB gene encoding aspartate carbamoyltransferase, producing the protein MIRIFKLKNIISIKDFDREDIDYILEEASKLEDIAKSKEISEELKGKILGLMFFEPSTRTRMSFETAMKRLNGECIGFETSGSSSVSKGESIADTAKMFEGYSDALVIRHELEGVSKFISDIVDVPVINAGDGAGQHPTQTLLDLYTIKKEIGEIDNLKIALIGDLKFGRTVHSLSNALCLYNNVKIYLVSPDKLKMPQEVLHDIDKTNIVYEEVNNIESIIDDVDVLYVTRIQKERFGDINDYLKIKGAYIVNKKMLEGKDVIVMHPLPRIDEIDTDVDDTRYNKYFTQAFNAVPVRMAILKTLIKNNPK; encoded by the coding sequence GTGATTAGAATTTTTAAATTAAAAAATATAATTTCCATAAAGGATTTCGATAGGGAAGATATAGATTATATTCTTGAAGAAGCAAGCAAGTTAGAGGATATTGCTAAATCAAAAGAAATTTCTGAAGAATTAAAAGGAAAAATATTAGGTTTAATGTTCTTTGAACCATCAACAAGAACAAGAATGTCTTTTGAAACTGCCATGAAACGTTTAAATGGTGAATGCATTGGATTTGAAACTAGTGGTTCAAGTTCCGTGTCAAAAGGTGAAAGCATTGCAGATACAGCAAAAATGTTTGAAGGATATAGTGATGCTTTGGTAATCAGACATGAACTTGAAGGAGTTTCAAAGTTCATATCAGATATTGTTGACGTTCCAGTCATTAATGCCGGAGATGGTGCAGGCCAACACCCAACACAAACATTGCTAGATTTGTATACCATAAAAAAGGAAATTGGTGAAATCGACAATTTAAAAATAGCATTGATAGGTGATTTGAAATTCGGTCGTACAGTACATTCATTATCAAATGCATTATGTTTATACAATAACGTTAAAATATATTTAGTATCACCGGATAAGCTTAAAATGCCTCAGGAAGTTCTTCACGATATAGATAAGACCAATATTGTTTATGAAGAAGTGAATAACATTGAAAGTATAATTGATGATGTTGACGTGTTATATGTTACAAGAATTCAAAAGGAGCGTTTTGGTGATATCAACGATTATTTAAAAATAAAAGGAGCTTATATAGTAAATAAAAAAATGCTTGAAGGTAAAGATGTTATTGTAATGCATCCATTGCCTAGAATTGATGAAATAGATACTGATGTCGATGATACAAGATACAATAAATATTTCACTCAAGCATTCAATGCCGTTCCTGTAAGAATGGCTATTCTAAAAACATTAATTAAAAACAACCCTAAATAG
- the hisG gene encoding ATP phosphoribosyltransferase produces the protein MKIKIAVPSKGRISEPSINILEKAGLGLKDRESRKLISKTFNKDIDVLFARASDIPEFVQDGIADIGITGIDLIKESEADVIELLDLKFGKTNLVLAAPEDSNIKSIDDITSEMTLATEFPTLTKKYLEKNNLNLKIVKLSGSTEAAPFIGVADLITDLTSTGTTLKMNHLEIVDTLLKSSIVLIANKKSVETKKDLIDSVSTSIKGVLDAARKKLLMMNVKTKDLECVKEVMPSMGGLTISEVLSEEETVAAQAVIDEDEVFDLVNKLRNAGAKDILVVPIERII, from the coding sequence ATGAAAATAAAAATTGCTGTTCCTTCCAAAGGACGAATAAGTGAACCTTCAATAAATATTTTAGAAAAGGCAGGATTAGGATTAAAGGACAGAGAAAGCAGAAAATTAATTTCTAAAACTTTTAATAAAGATATTGATGTTTTATTTGCAAGAGCATCAGATATTCCTGAATTTGTTCAAGATGGAATAGCAGATATTGGAATAACAGGTATAGATTTAATAAAAGAAAGCGAAGCTGATGTTATCGAATTGCTTGATTTGAAATTTGGAAAAACAAATTTGGTCTTGGCGGCCCCTGAAGATTCAAACATCAAATCAATTGATGACATTACATCCGAAATGACATTAGCTACAGAATTTCCAACATTAACAAAAAAATATCTTGAAAAAAATAATCTAAATTTAAAAATCGTTAAATTAAGCGGATCTACAGAAGCGGCTCCATTTATAGGTGTTGCCGATTTAATAACTGATTTAACCAGTACTGGAACAACATTAAAAATGAATCACCTGGAAATTGTAGATACATTACTTAAAAGTTCAATAGTTCTTATCGCAAATAAAAAAAGTGTTGAAACTAAAAAGGATTTAATTGATTCAGTCAGTACCAGTATCAAAGGTGTATTGGATGCTGCACGTAAAAAATTATTAATGATGAATGTAAAAACAAAAGATTTGGAGTGTGTAAAAGAAGTTATGCCATCAATGGGTGGTTTAACAATATCTGAAGTATTGTCAGAAGAAGAAACTGTTGCAGCACAAGCAGTAATAGATGAAGATGAAGTTTTTGATCTAGTGAATAAATTAAGGAATGCAGGTGCAAAAGATATACTTGTTGTGCCTATAGAAAGAATAATATAG
- a CDS encoding DUF2299 domain-containing protein — protein sequence MDFEENIKNWLMDEECLIEKKFDENADFHYIIEFPKDNIMDVVKPVGKDCIIIACATQVAQEHVNLMVASRPEVRRNFILDLQFGLNSYLVDFELSINQDLLQQFVVTDTIFEDGLTKNELMKTIKRVFKAKLHCIFLIDKAFGGVSPNVSSSNQNDMFV from the coding sequence ATGGATTTTGAAGAAAACATTAAAAACTGGTTAATGGACGAAGAATGTCTTATAGAAAAGAAATTTGATGAAAATGCAGATTTTCACTATATCATTGAATTTCCTAAGGATAATATAATGGATGTTGTCAAACCTGTAGGAAAAGATTGTATTATTATTGCTTGTGCTACTCAGGTTGCTCAAGAACATGTCAATTTGATGGTTGCTTCAAGACCTGAAGTGAGAAGGAACTTTATTTTAGATTTACAATTTGGACTTAACAGCTATCTGGTTGATTTTGAACTTAGTATCAATCAGGATCTCTTGCAGCAATTTGTTGTAACAGATACTATTTTTGAAGATGGTTTAACAAAAAACGAATTAATGAAAACTATTAAACGTGTTTTTAAAGCAAAATTACATTGTATTTTCTTAATTGACAAAGCATTTGGTGGAGTTTCACCAAACGTATCATCCTCCAATCAAAACGATATGTTCGTTTAA